The following coding sequences lie in one Alicyclobacillus curvatus genomic window:
- a CDS encoding Dam family site-specific DNA-(adenine-N6)-methyltransferase, which translates to MKPFLKWAGNKYRIVDKIRGVLPRGERLIEPFAGSAAVFLNTDYKTNIVNDMNADLINVFVTLKQHGPAFVDACKGLFTPDENVPEVYYEFRDEFNQTSDRFRKAALFVYLNRHGYNGLCRYNNDGGFNVPFGRYKKPYFPFEEMMMFYHKSEDATFQTEDFELVMQQAQPGDVIYCDPPYVPLSDTANFTNYSAGGFGVDEQLRLAKVARETSERGIPVLISNHHTSFTEAIYKSADITTFEVQRLISCDSTNRNKAAELLALFPAMASSVTD; encoded by the coding sequence ATGAAACCCTTTCTCAAGTGGGCGGGAAACAAATACCGCATTGTTGACAAAATCCGGGGCGTTCTCCCCCGTGGAGAGCGCCTCATTGAACCTTTTGCCGGCTCGGCAGCGGTTTTTTTGAACACAGATTACAAAACAAACATTGTTAACGATATGAACGCGGACCTCATCAACGTGTTTGTGACCCTGAAGCAACATGGACCCGCTTTTGTGGACGCTTGCAAGGGTTTGTTTACACCGGATGAAAATGTTCCTGAGGTTTACTATGAATTTCGCGATGAATTCAACCAGACAAGCGATAGATTCCGAAAGGCAGCCCTGTTCGTGTATTTGAACCGACATGGTTACAACGGGCTTTGCCGGTATAACAACGACGGCGGGTTCAATGTGCCCTTCGGTCGATACAAAAAACCGTATTTTCCGTTTGAGGAAATGATGATGTTTTACCACAAATCCGAGGATGCCACTTTCCAGACCGAGGATTTTGAACTTGTGATGCAGCAAGCACAGCCAGGCGATGTCATCTATTGCGACCCACCTTACGTTCCCTTGTCCGACACGGCCAATTTCACCAATTACAGCGCCGGTGGCTTTGGCGTGGATGAACAGCTCCGCTTGGCAAAAGTTGCGAGAGAGACGTCTGAGAGAGGCATTCCCGTGCTCATCTCCAACCACCACACATCGTTTACCGAAGCCATCTACAAGTCAGCGGACATTACGACGTTTGAGGTTCAACGGCTCATCAGTTGCGACAGCACAAACAGAAACAAGGCCGCTGAACTCCTGGCCTTGTTTCCGGCTATGGCATCGTCAGTCACTGACTGA
- a CDS encoding sulfite exporter TauE/SafE family protein: MSVAAFLTLLGIGLFGSFVSGMVGIGGSIVKYPLLLYVPPLLGVMQFSAHQVSGISAVQVLFSTAAGVLAYRKGNYLNYRLIAYMGSAIVVGSFIGAYEARYLSENAINLVYALLATVAAVMMFIPTKVADDDNLESGQFNRVIAVILAGAVGLLSGVVGAAGAFLLVPLMLVVLKIPMRVTIASSLAITFISSIGATIGKISAGDVLLGPSLVMIWASLVAAPLGARIGQQISVKWLKAFLALLITATCVKIWFDIVHLMPR; encoded by the coding sequence ATGTCAGTTGCAGCGTTCCTGACTCTACTTGGTATTGGGCTTTTTGGCTCTTTTGTCTCGGGTATGGTTGGTATTGGCGGTTCTATCGTCAAGTATCCATTGTTGCTGTATGTTCCCCCACTCCTTGGCGTGATGCAGTTTTCCGCTCATCAAGTGTCGGGCATCAGCGCAGTTCAAGTTCTATTTTCGACCGCCGCCGGGGTCCTTGCATATCGAAAAGGTAACTATCTCAATTACCGTCTGATTGCCTATATGGGTTCAGCAATCGTCGTCGGAAGCTTTATTGGTGCTTACGAAGCCCGTTATCTTTCCGAGAATGCCATTAATCTCGTGTACGCCTTACTGGCAACCGTAGCCGCCGTAATGATGTTCATACCAACAAAAGTTGCAGATGATGACAACCTCGAATCAGGTCAGTTCAATCGAGTGATTGCCGTCATTCTGGCTGGGGCTGTGGGACTGCTTTCCGGGGTTGTCGGAGCCGCCGGAGCGTTTCTGCTCGTACCGCTGATGTTGGTTGTATTGAAGATCCCGATGCGAGTGACCATTGCCTCCTCACTGGCCATCACGTTCATTTCGTCGATTGGAGCAACCATCGGAAAAATTTCGGCTGGCGATGTACTGCTAGGCCCAAGCCTGGTGATGATCTGGGCGAGTCTGGTTGCTGCTCCCCTTGGAGCTCGGATTGGACAACAAATCAGCGTAAAGTGGCTGAAGGCCTTTCTAGCGCTGTTGATTACAGCCACATGCGTAAAAATTTGGTTTGACATTGTACATCTGATGCCTCGGTGA
- the clpP gene encoding ATP-dependent Clp endopeptidase proteolytic subunit ClpP — protein MTLIPYVIEQTSRGERSYDIYSRLLKDRIVMVGSVIDDTLANSVVAQLLFLTADNPDKDIQMYINSPGGSVTSGFAIYDTMQHIKPDVSTICVGMAASFGAVLLTAGAVGKRFALPNSEIMIHQPHSPSGVSGQASDIKIHADWMLKTRDKINHVLAQHTGQTVEQIALDTDRDRFMSGHEAKTYGLIDDVIVK, from the coding sequence ATGACGCTCATTCCGTACGTGATTGAACAAACCAGCCGCGGCGAGCGCAGTTACGATATCTATTCGAGACTGCTCAAGGACCGCATTGTCATGGTTGGTTCTGTCATTGACGATACCTTAGCAAATTCAGTTGTGGCACAACTGTTGTTCTTAACTGCCGATAACCCAGACAAAGACATTCAAATGTACATTAACAGCCCTGGGGGGTCTGTCACATCTGGTTTCGCGATTTACGATACGATGCAACACATCAAGCCAGATGTGTCCACCATCTGCGTTGGGATGGCAGCAAGTTTCGGAGCTGTGTTGCTGACGGCAGGAGCTGTGGGGAAGAGATTCGCGTTGCCGAACAGTGAAATCATGATCCACCAGCCGCATTCGCCAAGCGGCGTCAGCGGCCAGGCATCGGATATCAAGATTCATGCCGACTGGATGCTGAAGACCAGAGACAAGATCAATCATGTGCTCGCGCAGCACACCGGCCAGACGGTTGAGCAAATCGCGTTAGATACTGACCGTGACAGGTTTATGAGTGGACATGAGGCGAAAACGTATGGGCTCATTGATGATGTCATCGTAAAGTAA
- a CDS encoding IDEAL domain-containing protein, which yields MLENTSRQHPTRPPYTPSELTQMAEDVVHAAITKWYQEWLRAQIDQALDDRDQQRFYHLAEHWKQLYAR from the coding sequence ATGCTAGAGAACACATCGCGACAGCACCCGACCCGTCCTCCCTACACTCCGTCCGAATTAACCCAGATGGCTGAAGATGTTGTGCATGCAGCCATCACAAAGTGGTATCAAGAATGGCTAAGGGCCCAAATTGACCAGGCTTTGGATGACCGTGACCAACAACGGTTTTACCATCTTGCTGAGCACTGGAAACAACTTTACGCACGTTAA
- a CDS encoding RNA polymerase sigma factor, translating to MTDATRALQGFADVHAEDATELLSQLRESLLRYCELMTGSHQDAEDITQSTLLKALPVLVGVREHPNAWALLRRIAKTTWLDSVRKNSRNALWEESADLALASAAASLFEDAADGLEVEAALRQLIGTLTGQQRAVFLLCAVFDYSDTEAAELLNISRGAVKATLHRARMRLRRNTEKNDKLAVPDDVVQTDVLQAYVAAFQAADIRGLVHLCQDGVLDPIQATNRVLVKAYEKTAVSGRSRLDTGCLEMSAMSRMSRMSRMSVQMAA from the coding sequence ATGACAGACGCTACGCGTGCTCTGCAAGGATTCGCTGATGTTCATGCAGAAGACGCGACAGAATTGTTGAGTCAGCTGCGTGAAAGCTTACTTCGCTACTGTGAGCTCATGACGGGTTCACATCAAGATGCAGAGGATATCACGCAAAGCACGCTCCTTAAGGCATTACCTGTCCTCGTCGGCGTGCGGGAACACCCGAATGCCTGGGCACTGTTGCGGCGAATCGCGAAGACCACGTGGCTCGATTCTGTTCGCAAGAACAGCCGCAACGCTTTGTGGGAGGAGAGCGCGGACTTGGCGCTCGCTTCAGCGGCAGCGTCCTTGTTCGAAGATGCAGCGGACGGCCTCGAAGTGGAAGCAGCACTCCGCCAATTGATTGGAACACTGACGGGGCAACAGCGGGCTGTATTTCTGCTCTGCGCCGTTTTTGATTACTCCGATACTGAGGCAGCCGAACTGCTCAATATCAGTCGCGGCGCCGTGAAGGCAACCTTGCACCGGGCAAGGATGCGACTGCGCCGAAACACGGAGAAGAACGATAAGCTTGCGGTACCCGATGATGTCGTCCAAACCGACGTGCTGCAAGCGTATGTTGCGGCTTTTCAGGCCGCAGATATCCGGGGACTCGTACATTTATGTCAAGACGGTGTTCTGGATCCCATCCAAGCGACAAACCGAGTGCTGGTCAAGGCGTATGAAAAGACGGCTGTTTCCGGGCGCTCCCGGCTAGATACTGGCTGTTTGGAAATGTCGGCGATGTCAAGGATGTCAAGGATGTCAAGGATGTCGGTACAGATGGCGGCTTGA
- a CDS encoding DUF2892 domain-containing protein → MLPSTMDRVQQKTAPEVNRWIQQMMQDNVAFAASEGRDRVGERIGVLRREWDIERIIELNAAAAVMLTTALGFTKSRVWFAASGVIAGFLFQHALQGWCPPIPVLRHLGVRTASEIQAEITALKALRGDFSATSDPDEATLQAAH, encoded by the coding sequence ATGTTGCCGTCTACTATGGACCGTGTGCAGCAAAAAACCGCGCCTGAGGTAAACCGGTGGATTCAACAAATGATGCAGGACAATGTTGCATTCGCGGCGAGTGAGGGTAGAGACCGGGTGGGTGAACGCATTGGTGTGCTGCGACGGGAATGGGATATTGAACGAATCATTGAATTGAATGCGGCCGCAGCGGTAATGCTCACGACAGCCCTCGGTTTTACGAAGAGTCGCGTATGGTTTGCCGCTTCCGGTGTCATCGCTGGATTCCTCTTCCAGCATGCACTACAAGGATGGTGTCCACCGATACCCGTCTTGCGCCATCTCGGGGTGCGTACAGCGAGTGAGATCCAAGCGGAGATAACCGCACTCAAAGCATTGCGCGGAGATTTTTCGGCGACGAGTGATCCCGACGAAGCGACCTTGCAAGCCGCTCACTGA